The Macadamia integrifolia cultivar HAES 741 unplaced genomic scaffold, SCU_Mint_v3 scaffold1095, whole genome shotgun sequence genome includes a window with the following:
- the LOC122062722 gene encoding uncharacterized protein LOC122062722, whose amino-acid sequence MGISAKAKSGSDGWGLGFLLVFFPEEDNDDDKNVDKKRRLSFSSSSSSSSSRSTSSRCSRSNLLISRAQSTFSICALLLFVSLLLFTLCTFEPTSTNSAFPRRWLSQDSRNSKIKSKRYSSSSSSNWVSKIWERNSDSRPISSVALQGMGTLFRRGTQAMSDLLVAHLDEDTTDDELRLFLRTLHRSGLTARSDVVLIFPSSIPSNSTSVIQEENDSFLKLVRLHRESNNSASLDTGFDVTHFVKSNSGDRQEQQPLWGRRIHGNWSEAEGGGGEDEFTELRWGSVVGFESTELDPENSLAGFLDHVPMSLRRWATYPMLLGRVRRNFKHLMLVDIKNVVVLGDALARARSRSAESVYLWTTTETAHRGHGRKNSDKTQSRNQSESKQLNPAAIVGGARGVRRLSNAVLTEIVRAVIQHKSRSKGKSSVSESAILNQLVQNSSLLKNIEVMTATESIPDPSWFVSRKSNSSEFSKSSNYPLVHRGNNNLLNLHSILRKEICSFVEDSSVYRDCSQ is encoded by the coding sequence atgggtatCTCAGCAAAGGCGAAGAGCGGCAGTGATGgctggggtttggggtttcttttagttttctttcctgaagaggacaaCGACGATGACAAGAACGTTGACAAGAAGAGGCGGCtttcattctcatcttcttcgtcttcATCATCCTCAAGGTCAACAAGTAGCAGATGCAGTAGAAGCAACCTTCTCATCAGTAGAGCCCAATCTACTTTCTCAATTTGTGCTCTTCTCCTCTtcgtctctcttcttcttttcactCTCTGTACTTTCGAACCTACCTCCACCAATTCTGCATTCCCACGAAGATGGCTTTCTCAGGATTCGAGAAACTCCAAAATTAAGTCCAAGagatattcttcttcttcttcctcgaaCTGGGTTTCCAAGATTTGGGAGAGAAACAGTGATTCGAGACCAATTTCAAGTGTTGCTTTGCAGGGGATGGGTACTCTGTTCAGGAGAGGAACCCAAGCAATGAGTGATCTTCTTGTAGCGCATTTAGACGAGGACACTACAGACGATGAGCTTCGCTTGTTTCTCAGGACTTTACATCGTTCGGGTCTTACTGCGAGATCAGATGTTGTGCTCATCTTCCCATCTTCAATTCCTTCAAATTCCACTTCTGTAATTCAGGAAGAAAACGATTCCTTCTTGAAACTCGTTCGCCTTCACAGAGAAAGCAACAATTCGGCTAGCCTGGACACGGGTTTCGATGTGACCCACTTCGTGAAATCAAATTCAGGTGACCGACAGGAACAGCAGCCATTGTGGGGGAGGCGAATTCATGGAAACTGGAGCGAAGCAGAGGGAGGTGGCGGAGAAGACGAGTTCACTGAGTTGAGGTGGGGTTCGGTAGTGGGTTTCGAGTCCACAGAACTTGACCCAGAGAACTCGCTCGCCGGGTTCTTAGATCACGTTCCAATGAGCCTAAGGAGGTGGGCTACTTATCCAATGCTTCTCGGGCGAGTTCGGCGCAACTTCAAACACCTTATGTTGGTGGACATCAAAAACGTGGTGGTGCTCGGAGATGCACTCGCCCGAGCCAGGAGTCGAAGCGCCGAGTCGGTGTATTTATGGACGACAACGGAGACTGCGCATAGAGGACACGGCCGGAAAAACTCAGACAAAACTCAGTCTCGCAACCAGAGCGAGTCAAAACAATTGAACCCGGCAGCGATCGTAGGCGGAGCTCGTGGTGTAAGACGCTTATCGAACGCAGTGTTGACGGAGATCGTTCGAGCTGTAATCCAACACAAAAGTAGAAGCAAGGGGAAGAGTTCGGTATCCGAGTCGGCAATCTTGAACCAACTCGTTCAGAACAGTTCATTGTTGAAGAACATAGAGGTAATGACAGCTACCGAGTCCATTCCCGATCCGAGTTGGTTCGTGAGTCGAAAGTCTAATTCCTCTGAATTTTCGAAATCATCGAATTATCCTTTAGTTCATCGTGGGAATAATAATCTTTTAAatcttcattcaattcttcGTAAAGAAATATGTTCATTCGTTGAAGACTCTTCTGTTTATAGAGATTGTTCACAGTAA